Within Pseudomonas sp. LBUM920, the genomic segment CTCCCAAGGGAACCCGCCATGGACCTTCACATCACCCTTCCCCCGGCGCTCGCGCTGCCGGGGGACCAAGGGCAGCATTACGCGTTTCTGTCCTCTGTCATCCCGCCGTATCTGGTGCAGGCGTCTACGCAAAACCGTTCTGGCTTGCGCGGCGTCAAACCCCTTGTAGCGCCCTGGTATGCGCAAGCGACACCGGCGCAAAAAGACGCCCTCAAAACCGTGCTGGACGCCACCTGGCAGTCAACCAACGCCTGGGAAAAGCTCCAGGGCAAGGTCCAGACGCTCGTTGCGTTTGCCCGGCCGTTGCTGGAAACCGCGTTGAAACAAGCGGGGCATGAACTGGACGTAGAGCAGACCTTTGTGCGCCTCTATAGCCCGGTCCAGGATACGTTCGGCAGAGCGACCGGGGGTTTCGTGCCCAAGACCTTCTCCCTGCTGCAGGCGGCCCTAAACAATTTCGAGGCGCCTGAAACAGCCATCGGTTATTTCAACAGCGCGTCCGGCTTTATCACTCAACCCGATGAGCGCGGCCATTTCGAGCGGCACCCCACGCGCATGAGGCTTGAAGCGTTTGCCCGGCTGTGTCGCGACCTCGATCTGGGCGGCCAGTACCAGGCCTACCTGCAGTCGCATTTGCGTTCTGATGACGTGGTGTCCCAGGCCGTCTTGCGCCAGCGCTATCTCACCGCCCAAAAAGATGCGTTCAGCGCCGCAGCCCATCTGGCGCTGCTCAAGGGCGACATTGGCGACAGCGATTTCGCCTTGCTGATGCGCGTGGCCAGCGGCGAGAAAAACATCCGGGTCGGCGACAAACAGCTCTGGTATCGCACGCCAACCGTGATGAACCTGCGTTTGCAGGGCTGCGTGTTGATCGAGCCGTGCGTCAAATACCGCTACAGCACCTGGTTTATCGCCTGGTTCCCCAACGACCCGCAGCACCCGATCAAACGCTACGAAACGTCTTCGACGTTTGTGCAGGCCATGACCGACCGATTGACTCAGGGGGCAGCCCGGGCCGACCGTTCGCAGCCATGGTCGCCCAACGACTTCCAACTGTTTTTCAGCCGCTTCGTGGCGCAAAAAGATCGACCTTATTATTTTCATCGGCTGACCGAACTGGTCGTCGACGCGCCGCTGCAGTCGCAGGCTGCCCAGTGGCTGCGCTCCGAGCAAGGGCGCTTCTGGTCGGGTGTGCTGGCGCCCGAGACGCGCTGGGCGAGCTCAAGCCTGGGCGACCCGGCGCACACCTCGCGCGTGCCGGTCAGCGGGCCGAATCTGCACATCAATGGCGTAGCGTTCAAACAGATCTGGGAAGAGGTCGAGCTGTGGGAGGAGCTGTATGAAGGCATGCTGCTGCGCCTGTTCGACGATGCTAAAACACAGGCCATCCCGACAGCCGAAGCGGATGCGCGCGACCGCTCCAGGCGCCTGTCGCACTACCTGAACCTGGGGCTGTTGGTGGTCAATGTGGTCTCGATGGCAGTGCCGCCGCTGGGTTACGCCATGCTCGCGGTGACGGCCGGGCAGTTGCTGTACGAGACCTTCGAGGGTGTTTTCGACATGGCGCAAGGGGACCGTGAAGCTGGCTGGTCACACCTCAACGATGTCGTGGAAAACCTGGCGATGCTGGCCGCCGGTGGCGTGGCGTTTCACTTCACGGTGTCGCCGTTTATCGAACAGCTTAAAAGCGTGCGGCTGCCCGGCGGGAAAACCCGTTTATGGAAGCCCGACATCCAGCCCTATGTGGCGGACATTGCCTTGGCGCCTGAGTCTGTCGCCTCTGAGGAGGGCGTATATCGACGTGCCAATCAGCACGTGCTGAACCTGGAAGGCAGGACGTTTGTGCTCAAGCGCGAGCCGTATCCCGGTAAAAGTCGCCTCCAGCATCCTGGCCGGCTGGAGGCTTATCAGCCTGAGGTGCGCCATAACGGTGCCGGTGGCTGGGTGCATGAGGCGGAGTATCCGCTGGGCTGGGAGCAGCCGCGTCTGATGCGGCGCCTCGGGCCGTTTCTGGATGGCTTGAGCGACGCCCAGCTTGAGCAGATTCGGCGGGTCAGTGACGTTGACGAAAGCGTGTTGCGCCGCTTGCATGTCGAAAGTGAACCGGTGCCTGCGGTGTTGATCGACACCGCGCGGCAGTTTCGTGCGTACGCCGATGCGGTGAGTGTGAGTGAGCAAATCGACCGTGGGCGTTTATCGAGCCGTTTGGCCAGCTATGCGGCGGCGCTGATGGTGCACCTGCCAGGTTGGCCGCGTGCCTGGGCGATTGAGGGGTTCAGGGGCGAGGGCGGCGACGCGGTGCTTTATGGCGATGGGATTACGCCGGTTCAGAAGGTGATCCGGATGAGCCTTCCGGACCTGATGGCGGGCAAGCTCCCCGAGCGGGTGGCGCGTGCGCTCAGTGATGAGCATGCCCGCGAGCTGCTCGGGCAACACGCGCCCCACGACCCGTTGCAGCGTGCGACGTTGCTGCAGAACCGGCTGGCGCAGCACGCCCGGCAGTATCGATCCACGCTGTTCCAAAGCTTCTATGCCGACCAGCAACCGCCCACCGAAAAGGCTGTGCAGCTGTTGCAGCGCGACTTCAAAGGGGTGCCCGCGATCATGGCCCGCGAGCTG encodes:
- a CDS encoding dermonecrotic toxin domain-containing protein, whose translation is MDLHITLPPALALPGDQGQHYAFLSSVIPPYLVQASTQNRSGLRGVKPLVAPWYAQATPAQKDALKTVLDATWQSTNAWEKLQGKVQTLVAFARPLLETALKQAGHELDVEQTFVRLYSPVQDTFGRATGGFVPKTFSLLQAALNNFEAPETAIGYFNSASGFITQPDERGHFERHPTRMRLEAFARLCRDLDLGGQYQAYLQSHLRSDDVVSQAVLRQRYLTAQKDAFSAAAHLALLKGDIGDSDFALLMRVASGEKNIRVGDKQLWYRTPTVMNLRLQGCVLIEPCVKYRYSTWFIAWFPNDPQHPIKRYETSSTFVQAMTDRLTQGAARADRSQPWSPNDFQLFFSRFVAQKDRPYYFHRLTELVVDAPLQSQAAQWLRSEQGRFWSGVLAPETRWASSSLGDPAHTSRVPVSGPNLHINGVAFKQIWEEVELWEELYEGMLLRLFDDAKTQAIPTAEADARDRSRRLSHYLNLGLLVVNVVSMAVPPLGYAMLAVTAGQLLYETFEGVFDMAQGDREAGWSHLNDVVENLAMLAAGGVAFHFTVSPFIEQLKSVRLPGGKTRLWKPDIQPYVADIALAPESVASEEGVYRRANQHVLNLEGRTFVLKREPYPGKSRLQHPGRLEAYQPEVRHNGAGGWVHEAEYPLGWEQPRLMRRLGPFLDGLSDAQLEQIRRVSDVDESVLRRLHVESEPVPAVLIDTARQFRAYADAVSVSEQIDRGRLSSRLASYAAALMVHLPGWPRAWAIEGFRGEGGDAVLYGDGITPVQKVIRMSLPDLMAGKLPERVARALSDEHARELLGQHAPHDPLQRATLLQNRLAQHARQYRSTLFQSFYADQQPPTEKAVQLLQRDFKGVPAIMARELLARARPSQVSALETRGKVPLALATQAHQLQRQMRLVRAYAGLYLDALANPDTEALVLNTLETLPGWQDDLRLEVRAEGFNGALRASYGPVNASHRKVIVQVADGQYQAFDEEANALHGINSFYDSLQHALTDAHRTSLGLPHVGQGLALKALIQRYALPRQQLLKVLGMQPDSRPFFVPARRLPDGRRGYPLSGRGQGTWGQIIEERVRALFPDISTEELTQLRADNDPFNDQWLKNLEGEYKTLDHTLQTWLSAPIEGVGEFGSAAYRRQLQVRSKIVRALKDAWRGIGPRHIDHLGNYLGQQIDLSGVRIRRQLDSLPALTARFGHVSELNLSESDFGDDNHRFLTYFTGVSSLNLENCRLTRLPAPLSRMPRLGVLSLSENHIVLDAHGVAQLRALRSLWMLELEGNPLGLAPDVSQMPNLQMLLLSNTGLDRWPTGLFGRVRPRGFYLNMTANRLSRIPDVAPGSDRAALIARTVVDRNLLSPDVLARLKLYIESIGLDPERRFPPRGAQDSIHWKGELTPTQWEAKQPLWDALEASPGAEGFFDEIRKLSESSDAASPAYKHELAAKVWRMLEAAYADASLRDKLFQMASAPTTCVDAGAQLFNAMGVEVLLSEAYSVPNEQLVGLELLDLAKGKSRLDELGRIAHARVGELLKSGRRFAQYNGNGDPIVHRDAQGRVLRPIDEVEIHLAYVTGLAQRLDLPWQSRSMMFREPDVTAAMLDAAFERVTRLEQGDLLRENLLEQDFWCTYLEGANRAQFDELKAKADALDDLLVAQQTWAADGGLAAPHKLALRKTIEEAGRRLGLPASELSPGQVMSDEVYFAQLSAMGVARKNLLRQLSDQALGRTP